From a single Nostoc sp. MS1 genomic region:
- the tatC gene encoding twin-arginine translocase subunit TatC, with protein MTPSKEVDTIQTPEIETEGYGNSDIDSLEDELPGEVEMSLFDHLEELRQRIFYSLIAVAVSVVGCFFAVKRIVQLLEVPAQGVKFLQLAPGEYFFVSVKVAGYSGLLLSTPFILYQIILFVLPGLTRRERRLLGPVVLGSSVLFVGGLVFAYLLLIPAALNFFISYGADVVEQLWSIDKYFEFVLLLLFSTGLAFQVPIIQLLLANLGIVSSERMVSGWRFVIMAAVVLGAVLTPSTDPLTQSLLAGAVLTLYFGGIALVKLTGK; from the coding sequence ATGACCCCTTCAAAAGAAGTAGATACAATTCAAACTCCTGAGATTGAGACAGAAGGATATGGCAACTCAGATATTGATTCCCTCGAAGATGAGTTGCCGGGTGAAGTCGAAATGTCTCTATTCGACCACCTAGAAGAGTTAAGACAGCGTATCTTTTATTCGTTAATTGCTGTTGCAGTGAGTGTTGTTGGTTGTTTCTTCGCCGTCAAGCGAATTGTGCAGCTTCTAGAAGTTCCCGCCCAAGGAGTTAAATTTCTTCAACTAGCGCCCGGAGAGTATTTCTTTGTCTCTGTCAAAGTAGCTGGCTACAGTGGGTTGTTGCTTTCTACCCCCTTTATCCTCTACCAAATTATTTTATTTGTTCTCCCCGGACTGACTCGCCGCGAACGTCGCTTGTTAGGGCCAGTGGTTTTAGGCTCAAGTGTTTTGTTCGTGGGTGGTTTAGTTTTCGCCTATTTATTACTCATTCCCGCCGCTTTGAATTTCTTCATTAGCTACGGTGCGGATGTAGTAGAACAACTCTGGTCTATTGATAAATATTTTGAGTTTGTATTGTTGCTTTTATTTAGCACTGGTTTAGCCTTTCAAGTGCCGATAATCCAGCTTTTACTGGCTAATTTAGGCATTGTTTCCTCAGAACGCATGGTTTCTGGTTGGCGATTTGTAATTATGGCTGCCGTGGTTTTGGGTGCTGTGCTTACGCCTTCCACTGACCCTTTAACACAAAGTCTTCTAGCTGGTGCGGTGCTGACTCTTTACTTTGGTGGTATTGCTTTAGTTAAGTTAACTGGTAAGTAA
- a CDS encoding choice-of-anchor E domain-containing protein produces MTMLTKSLSRVLKVAGVTAMVPLATLVLAPKAHASTLLSTTPEVIFSDFTDLDGTDKLTFNKYDSEKEETIIDKIVLSLKAELTTEGTVTNKTRSSRSVTVKSELKQFDIQTDIGLDPFAVFSTPQFLINKSYSVGANKTIDIDTFTTSTTITKEFTSIAEISKFLGKTGTYSFLPFTNIETNVSANGGNVSSDISTLAKITAQVQYYGEKKVSVRRRVPEASTTFGILALAGVMLVSQTSKPQKKLAV; encoded by the coding sequence ATGACAATGCTGACAAAATCCCTATCTCGTGTTCTAAAAGTTGCTGGAGTAACAGCTATGGTTCCGCTAGCCACATTGGTACTAGCACCGAAGGCTCATGCTTCAACACTCTTGTCTACTACACCTGAAGTCATCTTTTCAGACTTTACTGATCTTGATGGTACAGATAAGCTCACGTTCAACAAGTACGATTCTGAAAAAGAGGAAACAATAATAGACAAGATAGTTTTGAGTCTAAAAGCTGAACTCACGACTGAGGGAACAGTGACTAACAAAACTAGAAGTTCTCGGTCAGTTACTGTGAAGAGTGAGTTAAAACAGTTCGACATTCAGACAGATATAGGATTAGATCCTTTTGCTGTCTTCTCTACTCCTCAGTTCCTCATCAATAAGTCTTACTCCGTAGGAGCCAATAAAACTATCGACATAGACACTTTTACCACATCTACAACCATTACTAAGGAGTTTACTAGTATCGCCGAAATTTCTAAATTCTTAGGAAAAACGGGAACTTATAGTTTCCTTCCCTTTACTAATATTGAAACAAATGTCAGTGCTAATGGTGGTAACGTTTCATCTGACATTAGTACATTGGCAAAAATTACTGCTCAAGTACAATACTATGGTGAAAAGAAAGTAAGTGTTCGCCGAAGAGTTCCAGAAGCTTCTACTACTTTTGGCATCTTAGCACTAGCTGGTGTTATGTTAGTTTCTCAAACATCGAAACCACAGAAAAAGTTAGCAGTTTAA
- the murJ gene encoding murein biosynthesis integral membrane protein MurJ translates to MTNQEQKTSRSFAGIAGIVAAATLISKIFGLVRQQAIAAAFGVGAAATAYSYAYIIPGFLLVLLGGVNGPLHSAVVSVLAKRKQEEAAPLVETVTTLVGGILLLVTVAQIFLADNIVDIVGHGLQEKTRAIAIQQIQIMAPMALFSGLIGIGFGTLNAANQYWLLSISPLLSSVTVVIGIGVMAMQLGKDIVKPEYAFIGGMVLAWGTLGGAILQWLVQLIVQWRLGLGTLRLRFDFQSPGVQEVIRVMTPATISSGMMPINVATDLYFASPIPGAAAGFNYANLLVQTPLGIISNIILLPLLPIFAKLAEPENWPDLKLRIRQGLLLTAVTMLPLGALLVTLSVPIVQVVYERGAFKQDATQLVSSLLVSYGIGMFAYLGRDVLVRVFYALGDGQTPFRISIFNILLNALLDWFFVKPFGAPGLVLATVSVNCSSMLMLLFILDRRLNGIPWREWGVPILGLIAGSVVSGIASFATLVVSQQLLGKEGLLILILQLCISGFVGIAVFAAIASLMKIPEVNTFVVRMRQRFLKR, encoded by the coding sequence GTGACTAATCAAGAGCAAAAAACCTCTCGTTCCTTCGCTGGGATTGCTGGCATTGTTGCCGCAGCCACTTTAATTAGTAAAATTTTCGGTTTGGTAAGGCAGCAAGCGATCGCAGCTGCTTTCGGTGTGGGTGCGGCTGCTACTGCCTACAGCTATGCCTACATCATCCCTGGTTTTCTATTGGTACTACTGGGCGGGGTTAATGGGCCGTTACATAGTGCAGTGGTGAGCGTTTTAGCCAAGCGCAAGCAAGAAGAAGCCGCACCCCTAGTAGAAACTGTGACTACCTTGGTGGGGGGAATATTGCTGTTAGTAACGGTAGCCCAGATTTTCTTGGCAGATAATATTGTAGATATTGTTGGTCATGGTTTGCAGGAGAAGACGCGAGCGATCGCCATTCAACAAATTCAAATTATGGCCCCGATGGCTTTATTCTCTGGCTTAATCGGCATCGGTTTCGGTACACTTAACGCCGCTAATCAATATTGGCTACTCTCCATCAGCCCCCTATTATCCAGCGTGACAGTTGTTATCGGTATAGGTGTCATGGCTATGCAATTAGGCAAAGATATCGTCAAGCCAGAATATGCTTTTATCGGTGGTATGGTGTTGGCTTGGGGAACCTTGGGTGGGGCAATTCTCCAATGGTTAGTGCAGTTAATTGTGCAATGGCGCTTAGGACTTGGTACATTACGGTTGAGATTTGACTTTCAATCTCCTGGAGTTCAGGAAGTCATTAGAGTGATGACACCAGCCACGATTTCTTCTGGGATGATGCCGATTAACGTTGCTACAGACTTATACTTTGCCAGTCCAATTCCTGGTGCTGCGGCTGGTTTTAACTACGCCAATCTCCTTGTACAAACACCTTTAGGAATTATTTCTAATATTATATTGTTGCCTTTATTACCCATCTTCGCCAAACTAGCGGAACCAGAAAACTGGCCAGATTTAAAATTACGCATTCGTCAAGGATTATTACTTACGGCTGTAACGATGCTTCCCTTGGGGGCATTGTTAGTAACTTTATCAGTGCCGATTGTTCAGGTGGTTTATGAACGTGGTGCATTTAAACAAGATGCTACACAGTTAGTTTCATCCCTGCTGGTTTCTTACGGTATTGGCATGTTTGCTTATTTAGGGCGGGATGTCTTAGTAAGAGTATTTTACGCTTTAGGAGATGGGCAGACACCTTTCCGCATTAGCATTTTTAACATCCTCCTCAATGCTTTATTAGATTGGTTTTTCGTGAAACCGTTTGGCGCTCCTGGTTTGGTGTTAGCTACAGTGAGTGTCAATTGTAGCTCGATGCTCATGCTCTTATTTATACTTGACCGCCGCCTCAACGGGATACCTTGGCGGGAGTGGGGCGTACCAATCCTTGGTTTAATTGCTGGTAGTGTGGTATCAGGTATTGCTAGTTTTGCTACCTTGGTAGTTTCTCAGCAATTGTTAGGTAAAGAAGGTTTATTAATTCTAATTTTACAATTGTGTATATCTGGCTTCGTGGGAATTGCGGTGTTTGCTGCGATCGCCTCACTCATGAAAATACCAGAAGTTAATACTTTTGTCGTGCGGATGCGTCAGCGCTTTCTGAAAAGATAA
- a CDS encoding cupin domain-containing protein, whose product MTGIVIQPGNGETYLVLGDLYTILATGEKTNGAYGLIEVLMQPQGFIPPHLHDEMDEVHYVLDGEVEYQIDEKTIFATPGTFIHISRGQFHSFKNIGLKPAKFLAWITPSGGERFFIEAGQLVHPSSDKEKLSLLGKIGPDELEKAIALAVTKYEVRFPPTANAG is encoded by the coding sequence ATGACAGGCATAGTAATTCAACCAGGTAATGGTGAGACATACTTGGTACTTGGGGATTTATACACGATTCTGGCTACAGGGGAAAAGACAAACGGTGCGTATGGGTTAATTGAAGTACTAATGCAGCCTCAAGGCTTTATACCCCCTCACCTTCATGATGAAATGGACGAAGTACATTACGTTCTGGATGGGGAAGTTGAGTACCAAATTGATGAAAAGACTATATTTGCTACCCCAGGAACTTTTATTCATATCTCCAGAGGTCAATTCCATAGTTTTAAAAATATTGGTTTAAAGCCTGCTAAATTTCTTGCTTGGATAACCCCATCTGGCGGTGAACGGTTTTTTATAGAAGCAGGACAACTAGTACACCCAAGCAGCGACAAAGAAAAACTTAGTCTATTGGGTAAAATAGGCCCTGACGAGCTAGAAAAAGCGATCGCCCTAGCTGTAACCAAGTATGAGGTAAGATTTCCACCTACTGCCAATGCTGGTTAG
- the cbiE gene encoding precorrin-6y C5,15-methyltransferase (decarboxylating) subunit CbiE encodes MAQKWLSIIGIGEDGLPGLSVIAQSLLAQADIIVGGDRHLSMLPPNDQREKILWASPISNSVEEIINRRGQSVCVLASGDPLCYGIGVTLTRRIPISEITIIPAPSSFSLACARLGWSLTEVETLSLCGRPSALVQSYIYPGGRLLILSEGKNTPGIVAEILTQRGFGNSQITVLERMGGIHERILTSTAASWQETEIADLNAIAIHCIADADVTPLPRIPGLPDNVYQHDGQLTKREVRAFTLSTLAPTPGELLWDVGAGCGSISIEWMRTHPRCSAIAIEQNATRLQYIADNAAALGTPNLKIISGKAPSALQDLPTPDAIFIGGGVTADGLFDICWQALRPGGRLVANVVTIEGEQTLFQWYEKVGGNFTRIAIQRAEPIGKFLGWRAMAPVTQWVVTKSQQSTVNSP; translated from the coding sequence ATGGCACAAAAGTGGCTATCAATTATTGGTATTGGTGAAGATGGATTACCAGGTTTAAGTGTGATCGCACAATCTCTACTGGCTCAAGCTGATATCATTGTCGGCGGCGATCGCCATCTATCAATGTTACCCCCAAACGATCAGCGAGAAAAAATCCTCTGGGCTTCTCCTATCAGTAACTCAGTAGAAGAAATTATCAATCGTCGAGGTCAATCTGTATGTGTGTTAGCAAGTGGTGATCCTTTATGTTACGGCATTGGTGTTACCCTGACGCGACGCATACCCATATCCGAAATTACCATTATCCCTGCACCTTCATCTTTTAGCCTCGCCTGCGCCAGATTAGGATGGTCTTTAACTGAGGTAGAAACCCTAAGTTTATGCGGTCGTCCCTCGGCTTTAGTGCAATCTTATATATATCCTGGTGGGCGGTTATTGATTTTGAGTGAGGGTAAAAATACACCCGGTATTGTCGCGGAAATTCTTACACAGCGTGGTTTTGGTAATAGCCAGATCACCGTGTTGGAACGAATGGGTGGCATTCATGAAAGGATATTAACAAGTACAGCCGCATCTTGGCAGGAAACAGAAATTGCAGACTTGAATGCGATCGCCATTCATTGTATTGCTGATGCTGACGTTACACCATTACCCAGGATACCAGGATTACCAGATAACGTTTATCAACACGATGGACAACTTACCAAACGGGAAGTTAGAGCCTTTACCCTATCAACATTAGCACCCACCCCCGGAGAATTACTTTGGGATGTAGGCGCGGGTTGTGGTTCCATATCCATAGAATGGATGCGGACTCATCCCCGATGTAGTGCGATCGCCATCGAACAAAACGCCACTAGACTTCAATACATTGCAGATAACGCCGCCGCATTAGGCACACCCAACCTCAAAATCATCTCAGGAAAAGCACCTTCAGCCTTACAAGATTTACCTACACCCGATGCCATCTTTATCGGTGGTGGAGTTACAGCAGACGGCTTATTTGATATTTGTTGGCAAGCATTACGCCCTGGTGGCAGACTAGTTGCTAATGTCGTCACAATAGAAGGTGAACAAACCTTATTTCAATGGTATGAAAAAGTAGGGGGCAATTTTACCCGTATTGCCATTCAACGAGCAGAACCAATTGGCAAATTCTTAGGCTGGCGTGCAATGGCTCCCGTAACTCAATGGGTAGTAACGAAGAGTCAACAGTCAACAGTCAACAGTCCATAG
- a CDS encoding N-acetyltransferase family protein, translated as MTAQNKMTSLLPRNLSVVIRPVHYRDLDGIERISQESFAAHTPQGASSIANQMQWLRRWYGLLKVLSWFPNPLQYRFCAYVAEQERMFLGMIQVSPFNRTRSTWRVDRVVLDRSVDKQGIGSQLLRHCFEAIVEARTWLLEVNVNDMEALALYRQNGFQRLAEMTYWEIDPELLRELAQAEPDLPNLLPVSNADAQLLYQLDTASMPPLVRQVFDRNTRDFKTSLFGAIRDAIKQWITKIEVVSGYVFEPQRKAAIGYFQVQLDRKGETPHVATLTVHPAYTWLYPELLSQLARIAQDFPQQGLQLASSDYQPEREEYLERIGAKRIEHTLIMSRSVWHKLRESKFVSLEGIQWTDVLQGLQPVRKPIPGGMSWVNPRQQSSPDIPVPNQSEPMAFGVKEAITQQEPVDETRDS; from the coding sequence ATGACAGCCCAAAACAAAATGACTTCACTACTTCCTCGCAATCTCAGCGTTGTCATCCGGCCAGTCCATTACCGGGATCTGGACGGAATCGAGCGGATATCTCAAGAATCATTTGCCGCCCACACCCCGCAAGGAGCTAGTTCTATTGCCAATCAAATGCAATGGCTGCGTCGCTGGTATGGGTTACTCAAAGTTTTGAGTTGGTTTCCTAACCCGCTACAGTATCGTTTCTGTGCTTACGTAGCCGAACAGGAGCGGATGTTTTTAGGAATGATTCAAGTTTCGCCGTTCAACCGGACACGCAGTACTTGGCGAGTTGATCGGGTAGTGTTGGATCGGTCTGTTGATAAGCAAGGTATCGGCTCACAACTGCTACGTCATTGTTTTGAAGCGATTGTAGAAGCCCGGACTTGGTTATTAGAAGTTAATGTCAACGATATGGAAGCCTTGGCACTTTATCGGCAAAATGGGTTTCAGCGTTTGGCAGAAATGACCTACTGGGAAATTGACCCCGAATTATTAAGAGAATTAGCGCAAGCAGAGCCAGATTTGCCTAATCTCCTGCCAGTAAGTAATGCTGATGCACAGTTGTTGTATCAATTAGATACAGCATCAATGCCGCCGTTGGTACGCCAAGTATTTGATCGCAACACCCGCGATTTTAAAACCAGTTTGTTTGGCGCAATCAGAGATGCCATCAAACAATGGATAACGAAAATAGAAGTAGTCAGTGGTTACGTATTTGAACCACAACGCAAAGCGGCGATCGGTTATTTTCAAGTACAGTTAGACCGCAAAGGTGAAACTCCCCACGTTGCCACTTTGACAGTTCATCCTGCCTACACTTGGCTATATCCAGAATTACTTTCTCAGTTAGCACGCATTGCTCAAGATTTCCCCCAACAAGGTTTACAACTAGCCTCCTCTGACTACCAACCAGAGCGAGAAGAATATTTAGAGCGTATTGGTGCAAAGCGCATAGAACACACACTAATTATGTCCCGCTCAGTTTGGCACAAACTGCGGGAGTCGAAATTTGTCTCCTTAGAGGGTATTCAATGGACTGATGTTCTACAAGGACTACAGCCAGTACGTAAACCCATACCAGGGGGGATGTCATGGGTAAACCCCAGACAACAATCATCCCCAGATATTCCTGTACCCAACCAATCAGAGCCTATGGCTTTTGGTGTAAAAGAAGCCATCACTCAGCAAGAGCCAGTGGATGAGACTAGGGACAGTTGA
- the ruvX gene encoding Holliday junction resolvase RuvX, producing MTKYISALGLDVGRKRVGVAGCDRTGLIATGITTVERTSFERDVQQIQDIVNERQVEVLVVGLPYSMDGSIGFQARQVQKFATRLAKALQLPVEYVDERLTSFQAEQMLIAENRSPSRNKGLIDRKAAALILQQWLDTRRTNAQSSAVAVEY from the coding sequence ATGACTAAATATATTTCAGCTTTGGGATTAGATGTGGGACGTAAGCGGGTTGGTGTAGCTGGGTGCGATCGCACTGGGTTGATCGCTACAGGAATTACCACCGTTGAGCGCACATCTTTTGAGCGGGATGTTCAGCAGATACAAGATATAGTAAATGAGCGCCAGGTAGAAGTTCTGGTTGTGGGTTTACCATATTCAATGGACGGTTCTATCGGGTTTCAGGCTCGTCAAGTCCAAAAGTTTGCGACAAGGCTGGCTAAGGCTTTACAGCTACCCGTGGAATATGTTGATGAACGGCTGACATCTTTTCAAGCAGAACAAATGCTCATAGCTGAAAATCGTTCGCCATCACGCAATAAAGGCTTAATTGATCGCAAAGCCGCCGCATTGATTTTGCAGCAGTGGTTGGATACTAGGCGAACTAATGCTCAGAGTTCGGCGGTAGCAGTAGAGTATTGA
- a CDS encoding DUF3727 domain-containing protein gives MFSSPFSEDNDHAPTGSITLTDEKGRSLECYVEHSLTVDDQEYVLLLPVDSPIEIFAWEGDDEDEEAILVEFDDAVIDDIFATAQAVLAEQNLVLKQTAYALTVAGDLPPVEESELFTLEIEDDAADLEPEQLQLLANFYHDDQEYAIYTPLDPLLFFAKITKTGEPVLLSPEEFRKVQPLLEEQLFNEVE, from the coding sequence ATGTTTTCCTCCCCATTTTCTGAAGATAACGACCATGCTCCAACGGGTTCCATCACCTTGACGGATGAAAAAGGGCGATCGCTGGAATGCTATGTAGAACATTCGCTCACAGTGGATGACCAAGAATACGTTTTACTGCTTCCTGTCGATTCACCCATAGAAATTTTCGCTTGGGAAGGTGACGACGAAGACGAAGAAGCAATCCTTGTAGAATTTGATGATGCTGTTATTGACGACATTTTTGCCACGGCTCAAGCTGTCCTAGCAGAGCAAAACTTGGTACTCAAACAAACCGCCTATGCTTTGACAGTAGCAGGTGATTTGCCTCCGGTGGAAGAATCAGAGCTATTTACTCTCGAAATTGAAGACGATGCGGCTGATTTAGAACCAGAGCAACTCCAGTTACTTGCTAACTTCTATCACGATGACCAGGAGTATGCAATTTATACACCTCTTGATCCACTGTTATTTTTCGCCAAAATAACAAAGACTGGCGAACCGGTTCTCCTCTCTCCAGAAGAGTTTCGCAAAGTGCAACCCCTATTAGAAGAACAACTTTTTAATGAAGTTGAATAA
- a CDS encoding YqeG family HAD IIIA-type phosphatase, with product MTWNKFLQPDLILAGSVLNLTPDIIQHYNLKGLVLDVDETLVPITVGDASPELKEWVEQIRSHTALWLVSNNLSEPRIGGIARSLNIPYYLGAAKPSRRKIRAALQAMNLPVEQVGMVGDRLFTDVLAGNRLGMFTILVEPIVHPDAALRSHPIRNFEVWFSEILGATINPEHTKSYNK from the coding sequence ATGACTTGGAATAAGTTCTTACAGCCTGATTTAATCTTGGCGGGTTCAGTATTAAACCTCACACCAGATATTATTCAACATTACAACCTCAAAGGTTTGGTGTTGGATGTGGATGAAACTTTAGTACCCATTACAGTAGGAGACGCTTCACCAGAACTGAAAGAATGGGTAGAGCAGATTCGCAGCCATACGGCGCTGTGGTTGGTAAGCAATAACTTAAGTGAACCGCGTATTGGTGGTATTGCTCGTTCCTTAAACATACCTTACTACTTGGGTGCAGCTAAACCCTCACGGCGGAAAATTAGAGCCGCCCTACAAGCAATGAATTTACCAGTTGAGCAAGTGGGTATGGTAGGCGATCGCTTATTTACCGATGTCTTAGCAGGTAATCGTTTAGGTATGTTTACCATTTTGGTAGAGCCAATCGTCCATCCTGATGCAGCTTTGCGTTCCCATCCCATCCGCAATTTTGAGGTTTGGTTTTCGGAGATTTTAGGAGCCACAATTAACCCTGAACACACAAAGAGTTACAACAAGTAA
- the proB gene encoding glutamate 5-kinase, with the protein MTKTIVVKIGTSSLTQPETGQLALSTIATLAETLSYLRQQGNRVILVSSGAVGVGCARLGLTERPKAIALKQAVAAVGQGRLMRVYDDLFTTLQQPIAQVLLTRSDLVQRSRYLNVYNTFQELLALGVIPVVNENDTVAVDELKFGDNDTLSALVASLVEADWLFLLTDVDRLYSADPRSVPDARPISLVTSIKELADLQVQTGTQGSGWGTGGMMTKISAARIAIAAGVRTVITQGRFPRNIEKILQGELIGTHFQPQPEPTSARKRWIAYGLVPAGKLYLDSGAIAAIVQAGKSLLAAGIKTVEGDFDTQDAVQLLDTQGNEIARGLVNYGSSELEKICGRHSKDIPAILGYVGAETVIHRDNLVLT; encoded by the coding sequence ATGACCAAAACAATCGTCGTCAAAATTGGTACTTCTAGCCTGACGCAACCGGAAACAGGACAATTGGCGCTTTCTACCATTGCTACTTTAGCAGAGACGCTTTCTTATTTAAGACAGCAAGGTAATCGCGTGATTTTAGTTTCTTCTGGTGCTGTGGGTGTGGGTTGTGCGCGTTTGGGTTTAACAGAACGTCCCAAAGCGATCGCTCTTAAACAAGCGGTAGCCGCAGTTGGTCAAGGCCGTTTAATGCGCGTATATGACGATTTATTTACCACCTTACAACAACCAATCGCCCAAGTATTGTTAACCCGGAGTGATTTGGTACAACGCAGCCGTTATTTGAATGTGTATAACACCTTTCAAGAACTACTAGCGTTGGGAGTAATTCCTGTAGTTAATGAGAATGATACAGTCGCCGTAGACGAACTGAAATTTGGTGATAATGATACCCTCTCTGCATTGGTTGCTAGTCTTGTCGAGGCTGACTGGCTATTTTTACTCACCGATGTAGACAGATTATATTCCGCCGACCCCCGCTCTGTTCCCGATGCTCGACCGATATCATTAGTAACTAGCATCAAAGAATTAGCAGACTTACAGGTGCAAACAGGAACGCAAGGTTCTGGTTGGGGTACTGGCGGGATGATGACAAAAATTTCCGCCGCCAGAATAGCGATCGCGGCTGGGGTGCGTACTGTCATTACTCAAGGGAGATTTCCCCGCAATATTGAGAAAATCTTACAAGGGGAACTGATAGGAACTCATTTTCAACCCCAACCAGAACCAACTTCTGCCCGTAAACGGTGGATTGCTTATGGTTTAGTACCTGCTGGTAAATTATACTTAGATTCAGGAGCGATCGCGGCAATCGTCCAAGCAGGTAAATCTTTATTAGCAGCAGGAATCAAAACTGTTGAAGGCGATTTTGATACGCAAGATGCGGTGCAGTTATTAGATACTCAAGGTAATGAAATTGCTAGAGGTTTAGTAAACTATGGTAGCAGTGAGCTAGAAAAAATTTGCGGTCGTCATTCTAAAGATATTCCGGCAATACTAGGTTATGTAGGTGCAGAAACCGTCATTCATCGGGATAACTTAGTGCTGACTTAA
- a CDS encoding IS5 family transposase produces the protein MYRRAQKQEKAAENFELPFGGKLASDNRWVIMANMIPWSKFEAEYAEIFSARMGAPAKTFRMALGALIIKEKLGISDRETVEQIRENPYLQYFIGMSAYSNESAFDPSMLVHFRERIDIELVNKINQEIVRKMLENKQEVEVRAKKPEVEDSKSKPANRGKLILDASCAPADISYPTDLGLLNQARKQTETIIDTLYKSLLVRNINKPRTYRNKARKDYLAVAKKRKPTVKERRKAIRKQLQYINRNLTHIQQLINLGASLLKLSNSQYKMLLVVAEVYRQQLWLYENQKISIQDRIVSLNQPHIRPIIRGKAGRTVEFGAKFSASYYDGYVFLDHISWDNFNESGDLKSQVEAYKNYTGYYPESVHVDKIYRTRENRAWCQERGIRISGPPLGRPPQNVSPEKKKQAAYDERIRNCIEGKFGQGKRRFSLGRVMAKLPHTSFTAIAITFLVMNLSTLLLRLFCVFFCLFFKTESFFTSSIIETDISLNLKQQKLIFFLD, from the coding sequence ATGTATCGAAGAGCGCAAAAGCAAGAAAAAGCAGCAGAAAACTTTGAACTACCCTTTGGGGGAAAACTAGCGTCAGATAACCGATGGGTAATCATGGCGAACATGATACCTTGGTCAAAATTTGAAGCAGAGTACGCAGAAATATTTTCAGCAAGAATGGGAGCGCCAGCCAAAACATTTAGAATGGCGTTGGGAGCATTAATAATTAAAGAAAAATTAGGAATAAGTGACAGAGAGACAGTAGAACAAATTCGGGAGAACCCGTATCTGCAATACTTTATAGGAATGTCAGCATATAGTAATGAATCTGCATTTGACCCGTCAATGCTAGTTCATTTTAGAGAAAGGATAGATATAGAATTAGTCAATAAAATCAATCAAGAAATAGTCAGGAAGATGTTAGAAAATAAACAGGAGGTAGAAGTAAGAGCAAAAAAGCCAGAGGTCGAGGATTCAAAAAGTAAGCCAGCCAATAGAGGAAAATTAATATTAGATGCTAGTTGTGCGCCAGCAGACATAAGTTATCCGACAGATTTAGGATTATTAAATCAAGCCAGAAAGCAAACAGAAACAATCATAGATACATTATATAAGTCCTTATTAGTAAGAAATATCAACAAACCAAGAACCTACAGAAACAAAGCAAGAAAGGATTATTTAGCAGTAGCCAAGAAAAGAAAACCAACAGTTAAAGAAAGAAGGAAAGCTATCAGAAAGCAACTGCAATATATCAACAGAAATTTAACTCATATTCAGCAGCTAATAAATTTAGGTGCGTCACTATTAAAACTGAGCAACAGTCAATATAAGATGTTGCTAGTAGTAGCAGAAGTTTATCGTCAACAGTTATGGTTATATGAAAATCAAAAAATTAGTATACAAGACCGCATTGTCAGTTTAAACCAACCACACATTCGTCCGATTATCCGAGGTAAAGCCGGGAGAACAGTAGAGTTTGGGGCTAAGTTTTCAGCTAGTTACTATGATGGCTATGTATTTTTAGACCATATTAGTTGGGACAACTTTAACGAATCAGGAGACTTAAAATCACAAGTAGAAGCATACAAAAACTACACCGGATATTATCCTGAATCAGTTCATGTTGATAAGATTTATCGGACGAGGGAGAATCGAGCTTGGTGTCAAGAAAGGGGAATTAGAATTAGTGGCCCACCACTAGGTAGACCCCCCCAAAATGTCAGCCCTGAAAAGAAGAAACAAGCCGCTTATGACGAAAGGATTCGTAATTGTATTGAGGGCAAGTTTGGACAAGGTAAACGAAGATTTAGCCTTGGTAGAGTTATGGCTAAACTTCCTCATACTTCTTTCACCGCTATTGCCATAACTTTTTTAGTTATGAATCTTTCTACTCTGCTATTACGGCTTTTTTGTGTATTTTTTTGCCTATTTTTCAAAACTGAGTCTTTTTTTACTTCTTCTATTATCGAAACTGATATTTCATTAAACCTTAAACAACAAAAACTTATCTTTTTTCTGGACTGA